A window from Phaenicophaeus curvirostris isolate KB17595 unplaced genomic scaffold, BPBGC_Pcur_1.0 scaffold_213, whole genome shotgun sequence encodes these proteins:
- the FIS1 gene encoding LOW QUALITY PROTEIN: mitochondrial fission 1 protein (The sequence of the model RefSeq protein was modified relative to this genomic sequence to represent the inferred CDS: inserted 1 base in 1 codon) — MDPEFEDPVAVEDLIALERRYALEARGGSVSRRCQFEYGWGLVRSXYGHDIHKGLSLLQELLPGGSRDEQRDCSFYLALGNLRLREYERALGHVERLLALEPHNPQGQRLRSLIRQRMERAGLLGLGVLGALVLGVAGLAGLGVAIARGRR, encoded by the exons GCCCTGGAGCGTCGCTACGCGCTGGAGGCGAGGGGGGGGTCGGTGTCGCGGCGCTGCCAGTTCGAGTACGGGTGGGGGCTGGTGCGAA CCTACGGCCACGACATCCACAAGGGGCTGAGCCTGCTGCAGG agctgctgccgGGGGGGTCACGGGACGAGCAGCGAGACTGCAGCTTCTACCTGGCCCTGGGGAACCTGCGGCTGCgg GAGTACGAGCGAGCCCTGGGCCACGTGGAGCGGCTCCTGGCCCTGGAGCCCCACAACCCGCAGGGCCAGCGGCTGCGGAGCCTCATCCGGCAGCGCATGGAGCGCG cggggctgctggggctgggggtgctgggggcgcTGGTGCTGGGGGTGGCGGGGCTGGCGGGGCTGGGGGTCGCCATCGCCAGGGGGCGGAGGTAg